DNA from Massilia antarctica:
AAGAACCGGGTAGCGGTGCGTGGCGGCGCACGGCAGGCGTGCGGGGAAAACTAGTCTTACGAAAATTATTTTTATAAAAATTCAGGAGCTGATTTGAAGAACAAATTCGCCGTAAAACGGAGTGTCATGGCCGTTGCCCTTACCCTGGGCACTTCCCATGTCGTGATGGCTCAACAAGACGCCAAGCAGCCGATTCAAAGAGTCATTGTCACCGGTTCGAACATCAAACGCGCGGTCGACGAGGAAACCTCGTCCCCGGTGCAGGTCATCGGCAAGGCCGAGATCGCCGCCATCGGCGCCTCCACCGTCAAGGACGTGCTCGACACCTTGACCTCGAACACGGGCGCCTTGAGCGACCTCGGCGGCGGTAATTCCTTCGCCTCCGGCGCGTCCGGCATTTCGCTGCGCAACCTGGGCAAGAATTCGACCCTGACCCTGCTCAACGGCCGCCGCGTCGCCAACTACGGCCTCGCCGATGGCGGCCAGGAAACCTTCGTCAACATCGATTCCATGCCGTCCGAAATCATCGAACGCATCGAGATCCTGCTCGACGGCGCGTCCGCCGTGTACGGCTCGGACGCGGTCGCCGGCGTGGTCAACATCATCACCAAAAAAGACTTCCAGGGCGTGATGGCCGCCGCTGGCGTGCGTCAATCGCTGCTCAAGAGCGTGATCAACCGCGACAAGACCGCCTCGCTGACCTTCGGCAAGGGCGACCTGGACGCCGACGGCTACAACTTCTTCGGCCATTTCGAGGCCTATCACCGCGAGCCGTACACCGACCGCGAGATCATGCCCGCCGCGCCGGAATGGTACAAGCAGTACGTCAACCCGAGCTTCGGCGTGAAGTCGACCTATTCGTATCCGGGCAATTACGTTGACCGCTATCCGGCGGTGTACCCGGCCAACCCTGCGCTGGCCGGCAAGACCTTCAACACCCCGGTGGCCGGCTGCACCGATGTCGAGGACGGCACCTGCCGCTTCGACCAGTGGGGGCGCGCCGGCATTCATGCCGAAGCGAAGCGCTATAATTTCTTCGGCAGCGGCCACATGAAACTGGGCGGCAACCGCAGCGCGTTTTCGGAAGTCACCTTGGGCAAGACCACCACCACCTACTTCAACACGCCGCCGCTGATGCAATACAGCGGCACGCCGTCGACCTGGTACAACAGCAGCGAAGGCAAGCTCAATTCCTTCACCGAGCCGAAGCTGCCGGTCGGCCACCCGAACAATCCGTATTCCTTCCCGGTGGCCTTGCGCTATCGCTACGCCGACAACGTGGACATGTTCAAGAGCGTGGCCGAAGCGAAGCAATACCGCGTGATGGTCGGCCTCGAAGGCAGCGATTACGGCTGGGATTGGAACACGGCGGTCGGTGCGATGGGTTCCAAGGTAGAAAACAATATCCATGGCGCCAGGCATGCGGCCCGCTACACCCAGGCAGTGCTGAGCGGCGAGTATAAATTCGGCGGCGTCAACAGCCCTGAACTGCTCGACAGCATGTTCCCGAACCTGCTGTTCGGCGGCGAAACCAAGCAAGCTTTCATCGACTTCAAGGCTACGCGCGAACTGATGCAACTGGGCGGCGGTAAGCTGGCCTTGGCTGTCGGTGGCGATTTCCGCACCGACTCCTTCGACGCTTATGTCAGCGACAATATCGCGCGCGGCGAGATCGTCGGCTACGGCTCGATCAATGTCACCGGTTCGCGCCACATCAGCGCCGCCTTCGCCGAACTGAATGCGCCGCTGACCAAGGAACTGGAAGTGAACGGCGCCGTGCGCGTCGACAAGGTGGGCGCGACCGACCTGTCCGTGGTGCCGAAATTGGGCGCGCGCTACCAGGTGGCCAAGCGGGTGCTGCTGCGCGGTACCATCGCCAACGGCTTCCGCGCGCCGAACGTGGCGGAAACCGGCAAGGTCGAGCTGTCCGCCTTCCGCAACAGGGAGGTCGATCCGAAGCGTTGCGCCGCGGCCAACCAGTTGTACGCGATCCTGAAGGAAGGCAGCACGATCGACAAGGCCGACGCCCTGACCGCGCGCGATAACGGTTGCAGCGTCAGTTTCGCTTCGTCCACCAAGGGCAATCCGGAACTGGAGCCGGAAAAGTCGCGCAGCTTTAACTTCGGCATCGTGATCGATCCGCTCGATAACCTGAGCGTCACCCTGGACTACTACCGCATCGAGCGCCGCAACGAGATCGGTACCAAGAGCACCAGCCAGGTGCTGGCCAACGAAGACCGCCTGCCGGGCAGCGTCCAGCGTCTGGGCGTGACCGCCAACGACCAGCGCATGTCGGCGCGCGCCAAGGAATTGTCGGGCAAGGATATTCAGTTCCCGGTCGGCCCGATTTCGGCGATCGCCAGCCGTTACGAGAACATGGACAGGACCAGGGTTGCCGGTCTGGACATGGAAATCAACCACCGCTGGAACCTCGGTGCGTCCGGCCGCCTGGTCAGCAACCTGAAGGCGAACTACCAGCTCGATTACCGCAAGTGGGATACGGTCACCGATACCTTCACGGAAAACCTGGCCGGCAACTACGAGCAATATCGCTACCAGGTGCGGGCGTCGAGCACCTGGACCAACGGTCCGTACAAGCTGGGCGCCGCGCTCACCTACCGTCCGGAAACCCGTTTGTATGAT
Protein-coding regions in this window:
- a CDS encoding TonB-dependent receptor domain-containing protein; the encoded protein is MAVALTLGTSHVVMAQQDAKQPIQRVIVTGSNIKRAVDEETSSPVQVIGKAEIAAIGASTVKDVLDTLTSNTGALSDLGGGNSFASGASGISLRNLGKNSTLTLLNGRRVANYGLADGGQETFVNIDSMPSEIIERIEILLDGASAVYGSDAVAGVVNIITKKDFQGVMAAAGVRQSLLKSVINRDKTASLTFGKGDLDADGYNFFGHFEAYHREPYTDREIMPAAPEWYKQYVNPSFGVKSTYSYPGNYVDRYPAVYPANPALAGKTFNTPVAGCTDVEDGTCRFDQWGRAGIHAEAKRYNFFGSGHMKLGGNRSAFSEVTLGKTTTTYFNTPPLMQYSGTPSTWYNSSEGKLNSFTEPKLPVGHPNNPYSFPVALRYRYADNVDMFKSVAEAKQYRVMVGLEGSDYGWDWNTAVGAMGSKVENNIHGARHAARYTQAVLSGEYKFGGVNSPELLDSMFPNLLFGGETKQAFIDFKATRELMQLGGGKLALAVGGDFRTDSFDAYVSDNIARGEIVGYGSINVTGSRHISAAFAELNAPLTKELEVNGAVRVDKVGATDLSVVPKLGARYQVAKRVLLRGTIANGFRAPNVAETGKVELSAFRNREVDPKRCAAANQLYAILKEGSTIDKADALTARDNGCSVSFASSTKGNPELEPEKSRSFNFGIVIDPLDNLSVTLDYYRIERRNEIGTKSTSQVLANEDRLPGSVQRLGVTANDQRMSARAKELSGKDIQFPVGPISAIASRYENMDRTRVAGLDMEINHRWNLGASGRLVSNLKANYQLDYRKWDTVTDTFTENLAGNYEQYRYQVRASSTWTNGPYKLGAALTYRPETRLYDDRYDGNHHAEGCEDQGIPTEYCRKGKDVVTDMNMSYTGIKNTTIALNLYNVFNRAPVTDVRATDPPVRGRSARVSLQYIF